A genomic window from Terrisporobacter glycolicus ATCC 14880 = DSM 1288 includes:
- a CDS encoding GH25 family lysozyme: MATIKGIDVSKHNGNINWKKVKDDGIKFVIIRAGYGSSTVDEKFEEYIKGAIEEGIDIGIYWFSYAISEEKAKLEAVKCMEVIKPYKDKITYPVFYDFEYDSVSYAKKQGVSINKTKATAFAYSFLKEIEKGGYIPGLYTNIDFSNNYFFKSLQRDYDLWIAQYASRCSYSESHVMWQYSESGRVSGIDGDTDLDYCYKKYSSKGDNDNTNKDKEDSISKILIKSLQNALNESYNCNLAEDGIFGPKTKAAVEIHPLSIKDKDKKLEHTKWLQKALKELGYDIAVDGYFGKDTQATVEKYQKKKNLTIDGIAGIKTHESIISYI; the protein is encoded by the coding sequence ATGGCAACTATTAAAGGTATCGATGTGTCAAAACACAACGGAAATATTAATTGGAAGAAAGTAAAAGATGATGGTATAAAATTTGTTATTATTAGAGCAGGATATGGGTCATCTACTGTAGACGAAAAATTCGAAGAATATATTAAAGGTGCTATAGAAGAAGGTATTGATATAGGTATATACTGGTTTAGCTATGCTATAAGTGAGGAAAAAGCTAAATTAGAGGCTGTTAAGTGTATGGAAGTAATTAAGCCTTACAAAGACAAAATAACTTATCCTGTTTTTTATGATTTTGAATATGATAGTGTAAGTTATGCAAAGAAACAGGGAGTAAGTATAAACAAAACTAAGGCAACAGCATTTGCCTATTCTTTTTTAAAGGAAATTGAAAAAGGAGGATATATTCCTGGACTTTATACAAACATAGATTTCTCCAACAATTATTTTTTCAAAAGCCTTCAAAGAGATTATGACTTATGGATAGCTCAATACGCTTCAAGATGCTCTTATAGTGAGTCTCATGTAATGTGGCAATATAGCGAAAGTGGCAGAGTATCTGGAATTGACGGAGATACTGACCTAGACTATTGTTATAAAAAATATTCAAGTAAAGGTGATAATGATAATACCAATAAAGATAAGGAAGATAGTATATCTAAAATTTTAATTAAATCATTACAAAATGCTTTAAATGAATCTTATAATTGTAATTTAGCTGAAGATGGAATATTTGGACCTAAAACAAAAGCAGCTGTGGAAATACATCCATTAAGTATAAAAGATAAAGATAAAAAATTAGAACATACTAAATGGCTACAAAAAGCTTTAAAAGAATTAGGTTATGATATTGCAGTAGATGGATATTTTGGAAAGGATACGCAAGCAACCGTAGAAAAATATCAAAAAAAGAAAAATCTTACTATTGATGGAATAGCAGGAATTAAAACCCATGAATCTATAATTTCTTACATTTAA
- a CDS encoding spore coat protein gives MVNLTTKERLLLEDEKSHETLCVSKYNDYSNRAKCQELKQLFSSLAQKEQQHLDSINQILNGTVPNVNSGNQGSQNQQNQQMQQNSTLSMPNMGSNVSSATYDENDKMLCQDTLSTEKYVSATYNTAIFEFKDKNIRQVLNHIQKEEQEHGEQIYNYMNQHNMYN, from the coding sequence ATGGTAAATTTAACTACAAAAGAAAGACTTTTACTAGAAGATGAAAAAAGTCATGAAACTTTATGCGTTTCAAAATATAATGATTATTCAAACAGAGCTAAGTGTCAAGAACTAAAACAATTATTTTCTTCTTTGGCTCAAAAAGAACAACAACATTTAGATTCCATTAATCAAATATTAAATGGTACAGTGCCAAATGTTAATTCTGGTAACCAAGGCAGTCAAAATCAACAAAATCAACAAATGCAGCAAAATAGCACACTTTCAATGCCTAATATGGGAAGTAATGTGTCTAGCGCTACATATGATGAAAATGATAAAATGTTATGTCAAGACACTTTATCTACTGAAAAATATGTTTCTGCTACATACAATACGGCTATCTTTGAATTTAAAGATAAAAATATTAGACAAGTTTTAAATCATATTCAAAAAGAAGAACAAGAACATGGAGAACAAATTTATAATTATATGAATCAACATAATATGTATAATTAG